The Lycium barbarum isolate Lr01 chromosome 10, ASM1917538v2, whole genome shotgun sequence genome includes a region encoding these proteins:
- the LOC132613469 gene encoding serine/threonine-protein kinase VPS15 isoform X2, giving the protein MHVAQDAPLKPSMDIFAVGCVIAELFLEGQPLFELSQLLAYRRGQHDPSQLLEKIPDSGIRKMILHMIQLDPESRCSAESYLQNYAGVVFPSYFSPFLHNFYSLLNPLNSDARVLICQTSFHEILKQMMSDKPGDRNPPAASRHSIPASQTLQESNMNGNLCLVKDSLNNKEEIEKGSVHDRFDLLGNVNTLLRDVKQNNQCPVVKPVLEDIANTAYSQKQKQCHIRSPGEQVPVSSISFKRSHHPFLKKITMEDLTVLMSDYDNQSDTFGMPFLPFPEDVMSCEGMVLIASLLCSCIRNVKLPFMRRSAVLLLNSCSLYIDDEDRLQRVLPHVIAMLSDPAAIVRCAALETLCDVLPLVRDFPPSDAKIFPEYILPMLSMLPDDPEESVRICYASNISKLALTAYGFLIHSISLSEAGVLNETNSSQNSSISTSDQPVRPQSLNSDTQLAQLRKSVAEVIQELVMGPKQTPNIRRALLQDIGNLCWFFGQRQSNDFLLPILPAFLNDRDEQLRAVFYGQITYVCFFVGQRSVEEYLLPYIEQALTDTTEAVIVNALDCLAILCKSGFLRKRVLLEMIDRSFHLLCYPSQWVRRSAVTFIAASSESLGAVDSYVFLVPVIRPFLRRQPASLASEKALFSCLKPPVSKELYCQLVENAKSSDMLERQRKIWYNSPPQSKQWETADLLDRSSSELDRLKYWPGRKHDFPGYKSASDLTKPIDFTDCDDSQTKVKAVGSLIQDPPSIMDSGDRLPSEKLQLSGFVSPQVSGMSSFIDKSPEGIPLYYFKEDNKRSVGTGAAASDSSFPYNSFGFGSSSLPWMDPVNKSFNLANSVPAPKLVSGSISIGNSSTLLRRVVHEVEDREADQTAYVNNKFQDIASGKSKTGSLTMEDNTTATDRTDLSSFARTSMITDSGWRPRGVLVAHLQEHRSAVNDISISADNSFFVSASDDSTVKVWDSKKLEKDISFRSRLTYSLEGSRALCVTVLQGSAQVVVGACDGTIHVFSVDYISRGLGNVVEKYSGIADVKKNEVGEGAIASLLNYCSDGGASKMILYSTQNCGLHLLDTRTSSHAWNTKVYPKEGYISSLVAGPCGNWFVSGSSRGVLTLWDLRFCIPVNTWQYSLACPIERMSLFVPPPSTSVSVAARPLVYVAAGCNEVSLWNAENGSCHQVLRVANNENEAENSDLPWALAKPSNKANPKQELRRNTGSKYRLDELSDPPPRLSGIRALLPLPGGDLLTGGTDLKIRRWDHCSPERSYCVCGPSIKGVVNDDFYETKSSFGVQIVQEAKRRPLATKLTAKAILGAAAVDSAGCHRDCILSLASVKLNQRLLISGGREGAVKVWK; this is encoded by the exons ATGCACGTTGCACAAGATGCTCCTTTGAAGCCATCTATGGACATCTTTGCTGTCGG GTGTGTTATTGCTGAGCTTTTCCTCGAGGGTCAGCCATTATTTGAATTATCTCAACTGCTTGCTTATCGCAGAGGACAACACGATCCCAGTCAACTTCTGGAAAAG ATTCCAGATTCAGGAATCCGGAAGATGATTCTTCATATGATTCAATTGGACCCAGAGTCACGGTGTTCTGCTGAAAGCTATCTGCAGAACTATGCAGGAGTTGTGTTCCCGAGCTACTTCTCACCATTTCTTCATAATTTCTATTCCTTGTTGAATCCCCTTAATTCCGATGCAAGG GTTCTGATATGCCAGACCTCTTTCCATGAGATCCTTAAACAAATGATGAGTGATAAGCCTGGTGACAGGAACCCCCCGGCTGCGAGTCGACATTCAATTCCTGCCAGTCAAACACTGCAGGAGAGTAATATGAACGGAAATCTGTGTTTAGTGAAGGACTCATTGAACAACAAAGAAGAGATAGAGAAGGGCTCAGTTCATGATCGCTTTGATCTGCTTGGCAATGTGAACACTTTGCTTAGGGATGTGAAACAAAATAATCAATGTCCTGTTGTGAAGCCAGTGCTTGAGGATATAGCCAATACAGCATATTCGCAGAAGCAAAAACAATGCCACATCCGATCTCCAGGTGAACAGGTCCCAGTCAGCTCCATTTCTTTCAAGAGAAGCCACCATCCCTTCTTAAAAAAGATCACCATGGAAGATTTGACTGTGTTGATGTCTGACTATGATAATCAGTCGGACACTTTTGGAATGCCTTTCTTACCATTTCCTGAAGATGTAATGAGCTGTGAAGGAATGGTGCTGATAGCCTCATTGTTGTGTTCCTGCATACGTAATGTCAAATTGCCTTTTATGAGGAGAAGTGCTGTATTACTGTTGAACTCTTGCTCCTTGTACATTGATGACGAAGATCGGTTGCAGCGTGTACTTCCACATGTGATAGCAATGCTGTCGGATCCAGCAGCAATTGTTCGTTGTGCTGCCTTAGAAACTTTATGTGATGTTCTTCCTTTAGTTAGAGATTTTCCTCCAAGTGACGCCAAAATATTTCCTGAGTATATTCTCCCTATGCTTTCCATGCTTCCTGATGACCCAGAGGAGAGTGTTAGGATTTGTTATGCCAGCAATATATCGAAGCTTGCACTAACTGCTTATGGTTTTCTCATTCACTCAATAAGCTTGAGTGAGGCAGGTGTACTAAATGAAACAAATTCATCCCAGAATTCATCAATATCAACCTCAGATCAACCAGTACGGCCACAGAGTCTAAACAGTGATACACAACTTGCTCAATTAAGGAAGTCAGTTGCGGAGGTTATTCAAGAGCTCGTGATGGGCCCAAAGCAAACTCCAAACATCAGGAGAGCACTATTGCAAGATATTGGTAACCTTTGTTGGTTTTTTGGGCAGAGGCAAAGTAATGACTTCCTGTTGCCCATTCTCCCTGCTTTTCTAAATGATAGAGATGAGCAGCTCAGGGCAGTATTTTATGGGCAAATCACTTATGTCTGTTTTTTTGTTGGACAAAGAAGTGTGGAAGAATATCTTTTACCGTACATTGAGCAGGCTTTGACTGATACAACTGAGGCCGTAATCGTCAATGCACTAGATTGCTTGGCCATTCTCTGCAAAAGTGGCTTTCTGCGCAAGCGGGTCCTACTTGAGATGATAGACCGTTCTTTCCATTTGTTGTGCTACCCTAGCCAATGGGTAAGGAGGTCAGCTGTAACCTTTATTGCCGCCAGCAGTGAGAGCTTAGGAGCAGTTGATTCTTATGTTTTTCTTGTCCCAGTAATAAGGCCCTTCCTTCGCAGGCAGCCAGCATCTCTAGCTTCAGAGAAAGCCCTTTTCTCATGCCTGAAGCCACCAGTTTCAAAAGAACTGTACTGTCAGCTTGTGGAAAATGCAAAGAGTTCAGATATGCTCGAGCGACAAAGAAAGATATGGTACAATTCACCACCTCAGTCAAAACAATGGGAAACTGCAGATTTACTTGACAGAAGTAGCAGTGAGTTGGATCGACTGAAATACTGGCCTGGGAGGAAACATGATTTCCCGGGCTATAAATCTGCTAGTGATTTAACAAAACCAATTGATTTTACTGATTGTGATGATAGTCAGACCAAGGTGAAAGCTGTGGGAAGCTTAATACAAGATCCTCCTAGCATAATGGATAGCGGGGATCGCCTCCCCTCTGAAAAATTACAGCTATCTGGCTTTGTGTCCCCACAAGTCAGTGGTATGAGCAGCTTTATTGATAAATCACCTGAAGGAATTCCTTTGTACTATTTTAAGGAGGATAACAAGAGATCAGTAGGCACTGGTGCAGCAGCTTCTGATTCCTCATTTCCATATAATTCATTTGGATTTGGATCTTCGTCTTTGCCTTGGATGGATCCTGTGAACAAGTCATTTAACTTGGCAAATTCTGTTCCAGCACCTAAGCTTGTGTCAGGTTCAATAAGCATTGGCAATAGTTCCACTCTGTTGCGGAGAGTTGTACATGAAGTGGAAGACAGGGAAGCTGATCAAACAGCATATGTGAATAACAAGTTTCAGGACATTGCATCTGGTAAATCTAAAACGGGTTCCCTAACAATGGAAGACAACACAACCGCAACAGATAGAACTGATTTATCATCTTTTGCCAGAACATCTATGATTACTGATTCAGGATGGAGGCCTCGTGGGGTTTTGGTTGCTCACCTCCAAGAGCACCGTTCTGCTGTTAATGATATATCCATTTCAGCGGACAACAGCTTTTTTGTTAGCGCATCTGACGATTCTACTGTTAAGGTTTGGGATTCAAAAAAGCTGGAGAAGGATATCTCATTCAGGTCAAGGTTAACTTATTCTTTAGAAGGAAGCCGAGCTTTATGCGTTACAGTGCTCCAAGGTTCTGCtcaagttgttgttggagcatGTGATGGAACAATACATGTGTTCTCTGTTGATTATATCTCCCGAGGACTCGGTAATGTTGTCGAGAAGTATTCTGGTATTGCTGATGTGAAAAAGAATGAAGTGGGAGAGGGTGCCATTGCAAGCCTCTTGAACTATTGTTCAGATGGTGGTGCCTCAAAAATGATTTTGTACAGCACCCAGAATTGTGGGCTCCATCTGTTGGACACAAGAACAAGCTCACATGCCTGGAACACCAAGGTTTATCCGAAAGAGGGCTATATATCATCTCTAGTTGCAGGGCCTTGTGGAAACTGGTTTGTATCAGGTTCATCAAGAGGTGTACTTACACTTTGGGATTTGAGGTTCTGCATACCAGTTAACACATGGCAATATTCTCTTGCCTGCCCAATTGAGAGAATGTCTCTCTTTGTTCCTCCTCCTAGTACCTCAGTGTCTGTAGCGGCTAGGCCCCTTGTTTATGTTGCAGCAGGTTGTAATGAAGTCTCTCTCTGGAATGCAGAGAATGGGAGCTGCCACCAG gTTTTGAGGGTAGCAAACAATGAGAATGAGGCTGAGAACTCTGACCTACCTTGGGCTTTAGCGAAGCCATCAAATAAGGCTAATCCTAAACAAGAACTAAGAAGAAATACTGGTTCAAAGTACCGACTTGATGAATTGAGTGATCCGCCTCCTCGCCTTTCTGGCATTCGGGCATTGCTTCCATTACCTGGTGGTGATTTGTTAACAGGGGGTACTGACTTAAAAATACGTCGCTGGGACCATTGCAG CCCGGAACGAAGTTATTGTGTTTGCGGACCATCTATAAAGGGGGTTGTTAATGATGACTTTTATGAGACAAAATCTAGCTTTGGCGTACAAATAGTGCAG GAGGCAAAGAGGCGACCTTTAGCCACCAAATTAACGGCAAAGGCAATCCTTGGAGCTGCTGCTGTTGATTCCGCTGGGTGTCACCGTGATTGTATTCTCTCTTTGGCTTCTGTAAAATTAAATCAGAGACTTCTGATATCAGGCGGTAGAGAGGGAGCTGTTAAGGTTTGGAAGTAA
- the LOC132613470 gene encoding serine/threonine-protein kinase SAPK2-like: MERYEIQKDIGSGNFGVAKLVKDKWTGELLAIKYIERGKKIDEHVQREIMNHRSLRHPNIIRFKEVFLTPVHLAIVMEYASGGEIFERICTAGRFSEDEARFFFQQLISGVSYCHSMQICHRDLKLENTLLDGSSTQRLKICDFGYSKSAALHSQPKSTVGTPAYIAPEVLSRKEYDGKIADVWSCGVTLYVMLVGAYPFEDPDDPRNFKKTITRILSVQYSIPYYVRVSKDCNHLLSRIFVADPEKRITIAEIKKHPWFLKNLPKEFMEGEEASLAQVNGGDKPLQSIEEALAIIQEARKPAEGSKVSDYFVNSSISMELDDFDTDADLDDEIDTSDDFVCAL; this comes from the exons ATGGAAAGATATGAAATTCAGAAAGATATTGGTTCTGGGAATTTTGGTGTGGCTAAGCTGGTGAAAGATAAATGGACTGGTGAGCTTCTTGCTATCAAGTATATTGAAAGAGGCAAAAAG ATTGATGAACATGTTCAAAGGGAAATCATGAATCACAGGTCTTTGAGGCACCCAAATATCATTAGATTTAAGGAG GTATTTCTAACCCCAGTTCATCTAGCCATAGTGATGGAATATGCTTCCGGAGGAGAGATTTTTGAACGAATATGCACTGCTGGAAGATTCAGTGAAGATGAG GCAAGGTTTTTCTTTCAACAACTTATATCAGGAGTCAGTTACTGTCACTCAATG CAAATCTGTCACAGAGATCTTAAACTTGAAAACACATTGTTAGACGGGAGCTCTACGCAACGTCTAAAAATATGCGATTTTGGCTATTCTAAG TCAGCAGCATTGCATTCACAACCCAAATCTACAGTTGGAACTCCAGCCTATATCGCACCAGAAGTCTTATCAAGAAAAGAATATGATGGAAAG ATAGCAGATGTTTGGTCTTGTGGGGTCACATTATATGTGATGCTGGTCGGCGCATATCCGTTTGAAGATCCTGATGAtccaagaaacttcaagaaaacaatAACT AGGATATTAAGCGTGCAGTACTCGATCCCTTATTACGTCCGAGTCTCCAAGGATTGTAATCATCTTTTGTCACGAATATTCGTAGCTGACCCGGAGAAG AGGATAACGATCGCAGAAATAAAGAAGCATCCTTGGTTTTTAAAGAACTTGCCTAAAGAATTTATGGAAGGAGAGGAAGCTAGTTTAGCACAAGTGAATGGTGGAGACAAGCCTTTACAAAGCATTGAAGAAGCATTGGCTATTATTCAAGAAGCAAGAAAACCAGCAGAGGGGTCCAAAGTTAGTGACTATTTTGTTAATAGCAGCATTAGCATGGAGCTTGATGATTTTGATACTGATGCTGATTTAGATGATGAAATTGACACAAGTGATGATTTTGTATGTGCATTATGA
- the LOC132613469 gene encoding serine/threonine-protein kinase VPS15 isoform X1, with product MGNKIAKTTQASAMEYYLHDLPSSYNLVLKEVLGRGRFLKSILCKHDEGLVLVKVYFKRGDFIDLREYEHRLAKIRDIFTSLDHPHVWPFQFWLETDKAAYLLRQYFFNNLHDRLSTRPFLCLVEKKWLAFQLLYAVKQSHEHGVCHGDIKCENVLVTSWNWLYLADFASFKPTYIPHDDPSDFSFFFDTGGRRRCYLAPERFYEHGGEMHVAQDAPLKPSMDIFAVGCVIAELFLEGQPLFELSQLLAYRRGQHDPSQLLEKIPDSGIRKMILHMIQLDPESRCSAESYLQNYAGVVFPSYFSPFLHNFYSLLNPLNSDARVLICQTSFHEILKQMMSDKPGDRNPPAASRHSIPASQTLQESNMNGNLCLVKDSLNNKEEIEKGSVHDRFDLLGNVNTLLRDVKQNNQCPVVKPVLEDIANTAYSQKQKQCHIRSPGEQVPVSSISFKRSHHPFLKKITMEDLTVLMSDYDNQSDTFGMPFLPFPEDVMSCEGMVLIASLLCSCIRNVKLPFMRRSAVLLLNSCSLYIDDEDRLQRVLPHVIAMLSDPAAIVRCAALETLCDVLPLVRDFPPSDAKIFPEYILPMLSMLPDDPEESVRICYASNISKLALTAYGFLIHSISLSEAGVLNETNSSQNSSISTSDQPVRPQSLNSDTQLAQLRKSVAEVIQELVMGPKQTPNIRRALLQDIGNLCWFFGQRQSNDFLLPILPAFLNDRDEQLRAVFYGQITYVCFFVGQRSVEEYLLPYIEQALTDTTEAVIVNALDCLAILCKSGFLRKRVLLEMIDRSFHLLCYPSQWVRRSAVTFIAASSESLGAVDSYVFLVPVIRPFLRRQPASLASEKALFSCLKPPVSKELYCQLVENAKSSDMLERQRKIWYNSPPQSKQWETADLLDRSSSELDRLKYWPGRKHDFPGYKSASDLTKPIDFTDCDDSQTKVKAVGSLIQDPPSIMDSGDRLPSEKLQLSGFVSPQVSGMSSFIDKSPEGIPLYYFKEDNKRSVGTGAAASDSSFPYNSFGFGSSSLPWMDPVNKSFNLANSVPAPKLVSGSISIGNSSTLLRRVVHEVEDREADQTAYVNNKFQDIASGKSKTGSLTMEDNTTATDRTDLSSFARTSMITDSGWRPRGVLVAHLQEHRSAVNDISISADNSFFVSASDDSTVKVWDSKKLEKDISFRSRLTYSLEGSRALCVTVLQGSAQVVVGACDGTIHVFSVDYISRGLGNVVEKYSGIADVKKNEVGEGAIASLLNYCSDGGASKMILYSTQNCGLHLLDTRTSSHAWNTKVYPKEGYISSLVAGPCGNWFVSGSSRGVLTLWDLRFCIPVNTWQYSLACPIERMSLFVPPPSTSVSVAARPLVYVAAGCNEVSLWNAENGSCHQVLRVANNENEAENSDLPWALAKPSNKANPKQELRRNTGSKYRLDELSDPPPRLSGIRALLPLPGGDLLTGGTDLKIRRWDHCSPERSYCVCGPSIKGVVNDDFYETKSSFGVQIVQEAKRRPLATKLTAKAILGAAAVDSAGCHRDCILSLASVKLNQRLLISGGREGAVKVWK from the exons ATGGGGAATAAGATCGCGAAAACGACACAAGCATCAGCGATGGAGTATTACCTACACGATTTGCCTTCATCATATAATTTAGTGCTGAAAGAAGTATTAGGACGAGGTCGTTTTTTGAAATCAATTTTGTGTAAACATGATGAAGGACTTGTCCTTGTTAAAGTTTATTTTAAAAGAGGAGATTTCATTGATTTAAGGGAGTACGAACATCGTCTTGCCAAAATTCGTGATATATTTACCTCACTTGATCATCCACATGTTTGGCCTTTCCAG TTCTGGCTTGAAACAGATAAAGCTGCTTATTTGTTGAGACAATACTTCTTTAACAATCTTCATGATCGTCTTAGTACTCGACCTTTCCTCTGTCTTGTTGAGAAGAAATGGCTTGCTTTCCAG TTGCTTTATGCAGTGAAGCAGAGTCATGAGCATGGAGTGTGTCATG GTGATATCAAGTGTGAGAATGTGCTGGTCACATCTTGGAACTGGCTTTATCTTGCGGACTTTGCATCGTTCAAACCCACTTATATTCCACATGATGATCCTTCTGATTTCTCGTTCTTCTTTGATACCGGTGGACGAAGGCGATGCTATCTTGCACCTGAG AGATTTTATGAGCATGGAGGTGAGATGCACGTTGCACAAGATGCTCCTTTGAAGCCATCTATGGACATCTTTGCTGTCGG GTGTGTTATTGCTGAGCTTTTCCTCGAGGGTCAGCCATTATTTGAATTATCTCAACTGCTTGCTTATCGCAGAGGACAACACGATCCCAGTCAACTTCTGGAAAAG ATTCCAGATTCAGGAATCCGGAAGATGATTCTTCATATGATTCAATTGGACCCAGAGTCACGGTGTTCTGCTGAAAGCTATCTGCAGAACTATGCAGGAGTTGTGTTCCCGAGCTACTTCTCACCATTTCTTCATAATTTCTATTCCTTGTTGAATCCCCTTAATTCCGATGCAAGG GTTCTGATATGCCAGACCTCTTTCCATGAGATCCTTAAACAAATGATGAGTGATAAGCCTGGTGACAGGAACCCCCCGGCTGCGAGTCGACATTCAATTCCTGCCAGTCAAACACTGCAGGAGAGTAATATGAACGGAAATCTGTGTTTAGTGAAGGACTCATTGAACAACAAAGAAGAGATAGAGAAGGGCTCAGTTCATGATCGCTTTGATCTGCTTGGCAATGTGAACACTTTGCTTAGGGATGTGAAACAAAATAATCAATGTCCTGTTGTGAAGCCAGTGCTTGAGGATATAGCCAATACAGCATATTCGCAGAAGCAAAAACAATGCCACATCCGATCTCCAGGTGAACAGGTCCCAGTCAGCTCCATTTCTTTCAAGAGAAGCCACCATCCCTTCTTAAAAAAGATCACCATGGAAGATTTGACTGTGTTGATGTCTGACTATGATAATCAGTCGGACACTTTTGGAATGCCTTTCTTACCATTTCCTGAAGATGTAATGAGCTGTGAAGGAATGGTGCTGATAGCCTCATTGTTGTGTTCCTGCATACGTAATGTCAAATTGCCTTTTATGAGGAGAAGTGCTGTATTACTGTTGAACTCTTGCTCCTTGTACATTGATGACGAAGATCGGTTGCAGCGTGTACTTCCACATGTGATAGCAATGCTGTCGGATCCAGCAGCAATTGTTCGTTGTGCTGCCTTAGAAACTTTATGTGATGTTCTTCCTTTAGTTAGAGATTTTCCTCCAAGTGACGCCAAAATATTTCCTGAGTATATTCTCCCTATGCTTTCCATGCTTCCTGATGACCCAGAGGAGAGTGTTAGGATTTGTTATGCCAGCAATATATCGAAGCTTGCACTAACTGCTTATGGTTTTCTCATTCACTCAATAAGCTTGAGTGAGGCAGGTGTACTAAATGAAACAAATTCATCCCAGAATTCATCAATATCAACCTCAGATCAACCAGTACGGCCACAGAGTCTAAACAGTGATACACAACTTGCTCAATTAAGGAAGTCAGTTGCGGAGGTTATTCAAGAGCTCGTGATGGGCCCAAAGCAAACTCCAAACATCAGGAGAGCACTATTGCAAGATATTGGTAACCTTTGTTGGTTTTTTGGGCAGAGGCAAAGTAATGACTTCCTGTTGCCCATTCTCCCTGCTTTTCTAAATGATAGAGATGAGCAGCTCAGGGCAGTATTTTATGGGCAAATCACTTATGTCTGTTTTTTTGTTGGACAAAGAAGTGTGGAAGAATATCTTTTACCGTACATTGAGCAGGCTTTGACTGATACAACTGAGGCCGTAATCGTCAATGCACTAGATTGCTTGGCCATTCTCTGCAAAAGTGGCTTTCTGCGCAAGCGGGTCCTACTTGAGATGATAGACCGTTCTTTCCATTTGTTGTGCTACCCTAGCCAATGGGTAAGGAGGTCAGCTGTAACCTTTATTGCCGCCAGCAGTGAGAGCTTAGGAGCAGTTGATTCTTATGTTTTTCTTGTCCCAGTAATAAGGCCCTTCCTTCGCAGGCAGCCAGCATCTCTAGCTTCAGAGAAAGCCCTTTTCTCATGCCTGAAGCCACCAGTTTCAAAAGAACTGTACTGTCAGCTTGTGGAAAATGCAAAGAGTTCAGATATGCTCGAGCGACAAAGAAAGATATGGTACAATTCACCACCTCAGTCAAAACAATGGGAAACTGCAGATTTACTTGACAGAAGTAGCAGTGAGTTGGATCGACTGAAATACTGGCCTGGGAGGAAACATGATTTCCCGGGCTATAAATCTGCTAGTGATTTAACAAAACCAATTGATTTTACTGATTGTGATGATAGTCAGACCAAGGTGAAAGCTGTGGGAAGCTTAATACAAGATCCTCCTAGCATAATGGATAGCGGGGATCGCCTCCCCTCTGAAAAATTACAGCTATCTGGCTTTGTGTCCCCACAAGTCAGTGGTATGAGCAGCTTTATTGATAAATCACCTGAAGGAATTCCTTTGTACTATTTTAAGGAGGATAACAAGAGATCAGTAGGCACTGGTGCAGCAGCTTCTGATTCCTCATTTCCATATAATTCATTTGGATTTGGATCTTCGTCTTTGCCTTGGATGGATCCTGTGAACAAGTCATTTAACTTGGCAAATTCTGTTCCAGCACCTAAGCTTGTGTCAGGTTCAATAAGCATTGGCAATAGTTCCACTCTGTTGCGGAGAGTTGTACATGAAGTGGAAGACAGGGAAGCTGATCAAACAGCATATGTGAATAACAAGTTTCAGGACATTGCATCTGGTAAATCTAAAACGGGTTCCCTAACAATGGAAGACAACACAACCGCAACAGATAGAACTGATTTATCATCTTTTGCCAGAACATCTATGATTACTGATTCAGGATGGAGGCCTCGTGGGGTTTTGGTTGCTCACCTCCAAGAGCACCGTTCTGCTGTTAATGATATATCCATTTCAGCGGACAACAGCTTTTTTGTTAGCGCATCTGACGATTCTACTGTTAAGGTTTGGGATTCAAAAAAGCTGGAGAAGGATATCTCATTCAGGTCAAGGTTAACTTATTCTTTAGAAGGAAGCCGAGCTTTATGCGTTACAGTGCTCCAAGGTTCTGCtcaagttgttgttggagcatGTGATGGAACAATACATGTGTTCTCTGTTGATTATATCTCCCGAGGACTCGGTAATGTTGTCGAGAAGTATTCTGGTATTGCTGATGTGAAAAAGAATGAAGTGGGAGAGGGTGCCATTGCAAGCCTCTTGAACTATTGTTCAGATGGTGGTGCCTCAAAAATGATTTTGTACAGCACCCAGAATTGTGGGCTCCATCTGTTGGACACAAGAACAAGCTCACATGCCTGGAACACCAAGGTTTATCCGAAAGAGGGCTATATATCATCTCTAGTTGCAGGGCCTTGTGGAAACTGGTTTGTATCAGGTTCATCAAGAGGTGTACTTACACTTTGGGATTTGAGGTTCTGCATACCAGTTAACACATGGCAATATTCTCTTGCCTGCCCAATTGAGAGAATGTCTCTCTTTGTTCCTCCTCCTAGTACCTCAGTGTCTGTAGCGGCTAGGCCCCTTGTTTATGTTGCAGCAGGTTGTAATGAAGTCTCTCTCTGGAATGCAGAGAATGGGAGCTGCCACCAG gTTTTGAGGGTAGCAAACAATGAGAATGAGGCTGAGAACTCTGACCTACCTTGGGCTTTAGCGAAGCCATCAAATAAGGCTAATCCTAAACAAGAACTAAGAAGAAATACTGGTTCAAAGTACCGACTTGATGAATTGAGTGATCCGCCTCCTCGCCTTTCTGGCATTCGGGCATTGCTTCCATTACCTGGTGGTGATTTGTTAACAGGGGGTACTGACTTAAAAATACGTCGCTGGGACCATTGCAG CCCGGAACGAAGTTATTGTGTTTGCGGACCATCTATAAAGGGGGTTGTTAATGATGACTTTTATGAGACAAAATCTAGCTTTGGCGTACAAATAGTGCAG GAGGCAAAGAGGCGACCTTTAGCCACCAAATTAACGGCAAAGGCAATCCTTGGAGCTGCTGCTGTTGATTCCGCTGGGTGTCACCGTGATTGTATTCTCTCTTTGGCTTCTGTAAAATTAAATCAGAGACTTCTGATATCAGGCGGTAGAGAGGGAGCTGTTAAGGTTTGGAAGTAA
- the LOC132614215 gene encoding ras-related protein Rab11D — protein MASSGYGDASQKIDYVFKVVLIGDSAVGKSQILARFARNEFSLDSKATIGVEFQTRTLVIQHKSVKAQIWDTAGQERYRAVTSAYYRGAVGAMLVYDITKRQTFDHIPRWLEELRAHADRNIVIILIGNKTDLEDQRAVPTEDAKEFAQKEGLFFLETSALEATNVGDAFSTVLTEIFNIVNKKNLAADENQSNGNPASLAGKKILVPGPGQVIPEKKACCRS, from the exons ATGGCGAGTAGCGGGTATGGGGATGCGAGTCAAAAGATAGATTATGTGTTTAAGGTTGTGTTAATTGGTGATTCAGCTGTAGGCAAGTCTCAAATACTAGCTCGATTTGCTCGTAATGAATTTAGTCTTGATTCTAAGGCTACTATTGGTGTTGAATTCCAGACAAGAACACTTGTTATACAACATAAGTCTGTTAAAGCTCAGATCTGGGATACTGCTGGTCAAGAACG ATATAGAGCTGTCACAAGTGCATACTACAGAGGAGCTGTTGGAGCTATGTTGGTTTATGACATAACGAAACGCCAAACATTTGATCACATACCCCGTTGGCTGGAAGAGTTGCGTGCACATGCCGATAGGAATATCGTGATCATTCTGATCGGAAACAAAACAGATCTCGAAGACCAACGAGCTGTCCCTACCGAGGATGCTAAAGAATTTGCCCAGAAGGAAGGATTAttcttcttagagacttctgcattGGAAGCGACAAATGTGGGGGATGCATTCTCGACTGTATTGACAGAGATATTCAACATCGTAAACAAGAAGAATCTTGCTGCAGATGAGAATCAGTCCAACGGGAATCCGGCATCTTTAGCTGGGAAGAAGATTCTTGTACCTGGTCCCGGACAAGTTATCCCAGAAAAGAAAGCATGTTGTAGATCTTGA